In one window of Gemmatimonadales bacterium DNA:
- a CDS encoding YdcF family protein, with protein sequence MRWLKTVLGFGVLFVVVGYLVAFFSVLAVSRQDQARTVSAIIVLGAAQYNGKPSPVLKARLDHAAQLYADSVAPIIVLTGGVATGDKTSEAEAAAAYLAKVVPAPALVVLPSGRTTDESMVAVAEWCRGYSITEVVVVSDPFHMLRVRLEARRQGLTAYTSPTRTSPISARLGRELPYLVAEAAKVLVAGSRGW encoded by the coding sequence GTGAGGTGGCTCAAGACCGTCCTCGGCTTTGGTGTCCTGTTCGTGGTGGTGGGCTACCTGGTGGCCTTCTTCTCCGTGCTCGCCGTCAGTCGGCAGGATCAGGCCCGCACGGTCTCTGCCATCATCGTGCTCGGCGCGGCGCAGTACAACGGAAAGCCGAGCCCGGTGCTGAAGGCCCGGCTCGACCACGCGGCGCAGCTCTATGCCGACAGCGTGGCCCCGATCATCGTGCTGACCGGCGGCGTGGCCACCGGCGACAAAACCAGCGAAGCCGAGGCCGCCGCCGCGTACCTGGCCAAGGTGGTGCCGGCTCCGGCGCTGGTCGTGCTGCCGTCAGGACGGACCACCGACGAATCGATGGTGGCAGTGGCCGAATGGTGTCGGGGGTATAGCATCACCGAGGTGGTGGTGGTGAGTGATCCGTTCCACATGCTGCGGGTGCGACTCGAGGCGCGCCGCCAGGGCCTCACCGCCTATACCAGCCCCACGCGGACCAGCCCCATCTCGGCCCGCCTCGGTCGGGAGCTCCCCTACCTGGTCGCGGAAGCGGCCAAGGTCCTCGTCGCGGGGAGTCGCGGCTGGTAG
- a CDS encoding ArsB/NhaD family transporter yields the protein MESPHLLFGLNPLWVATALLVIAYIAIIADRVNRALVVGIGACLVIVTGVLSQDEAIRGVDWNTIMLLAGMMLIVGIAGRTGLFEYVAIHAVKLARARPAAILALLAIITAVFSALLDNVTTVLLVAPVTLAITRQLEVDPWPYLFAEIMASNVGGTATLVGDPPNIMIGSAVGFTFNDFLFNLGPVVVIIVAVHGAIGHLVWGRRLRASDEARARVLAMDERESITNPRLLRHVLMVLGGVVAAFVTARYTHLEVGTIAMFGAAILLLLDVHDRTAEEQAHHVHSSFGEVEWITLFFFIGLFVMVEGVSKTGLLTILGEKLLAATGGDPTVTVLAVLWVSALLSAVLDNIPFVATMIPLVKGLEPAFGGATGLHPVWWALALGACLGGNGTLIGASANLTVAGLAERAGVPFRFSKFTARAFPLMLLSVGIAHVYLWLRYLR from the coding sequence ATGGAGTCTCCGCACCTGCTGTTCGGCCTCAACCCGCTGTGGGTCGCCACGGCCCTCCTCGTCATCGCCTACATCGCCATCATCGCGGACAGGGTGAACCGCGCGCTGGTGGTGGGGATCGGCGCCTGCCTGGTCATCGTGACCGGCGTGCTCAGCCAGGACGAGGCGATCCGCGGCGTGGACTGGAATACCATCATGCTGCTGGCCGGCATGATGCTGATCGTCGGGATTGCGGGCCGCACCGGGCTCTTCGAATACGTGGCCATCCACGCGGTCAAGCTGGCACGCGCACGCCCGGCTGCCATCCTGGCGCTCCTGGCCATCATCACCGCCGTCTTTTCCGCGCTGCTCGACAACGTGACCACGGTCCTGCTCGTGGCCCCCGTGACGCTGGCCATCACCAGGCAGCTCGAGGTGGATCCATGGCCCTATCTCTTCGCGGAGATCATGGCGTCCAACGTTGGGGGCACCGCCACCCTCGTCGGCGACCCGCCCAACATCATGATCGGCTCCGCCGTTGGCTTCACCTTCAACGACTTCCTCTTCAATCTCGGGCCGGTGGTGGTGATCATCGTCGCCGTGCACGGCGCGATCGGCCACCTGGTGTGGGGGCGCCGCCTGCGCGCCTCGGACGAAGCCCGGGCCCGGGTGCTGGCCATGGACGAGCGGGAGTCGATCACCAACCCGCGGCTCCTCCGGCACGTACTCATGGTGCTCGGAGGAGTCGTCGCCGCGTTTGTCACCGCCCGGTACACCCACCTCGAGGTCGGCACGATTGCCATGTTCGGCGCGGCGATTCTTCTTCTCCTGGATGTGCACGACCGCACCGCCGAGGAGCAGGCGCACCATGTCCACTCCAGCTTCGGTGAGGTGGAGTGGATTACGCTCTTCTTCTTCATCGGCTTGTTCGTGATGGTCGAGGGCGTGAGCAAGACGGGTCTGCTGACCATTCTGGGCGAGAAGCTGCTGGCGGCCACCGGGGGAGACCCGACGGTGACGGTCCTCGCGGTGCTCTGGGTCTCGGCGCTGCTGTCCGCCGTGCTCGACAACATTCCCTTCGTGGCCACCATGATCCCGCTGGTGAAGGGGCTTGAGCCGGCGTTCGGCGGTGCCACCGGCCTGCATCCGGTCTGGTGGGCGCTGGCGCTCGGCGCCTGTCTCGGTGGCAACGGGACGCTCATCGGCGCGAGCGCCAACCTGACCGTGGCCGGCCTCGCGGAGCGGGCCGGCGTTCCGTTCCGCTTCAGCAAATTCACGGCACGCGCCTTCCCGCTCATGTTGCTGAGCGTGGGCATCGCGCACGTCTATCTGTGGTTGCGGTACCTGCGATAG
- a CDS encoding c-type cytochrome, whose protein sequence is MHRVLRRLRNAIAAMVALLLIAAATVYALSERVIRRTYDEPLVSIPIPTDSASIADGGRIALIHGCRGCHAKDMSGQVWEDDVWFGRQNAPNLTEAAQNYSDAELVRIIRRGVRPNGRSVWSMTSEMFAPLSDADLGKIIAYIRSAPPVAGLPRLFAPGPLARWEIVQGDYRPAAEVVWETDSLTAAGYFPAGDEPHARGAYLARTSCPECHNLRLQGYPGDTPDLAIAAGYTPEQFAHFFATGEALGGRELTLMSEMARNRFSNFTDEEEAALYAYLVARAQAIQAGR, encoded by the coding sequence GTGCACCGTGTCCTCCGAAGGCTCAGGAACGCCATTGCCGCGATGGTCGCCCTGCTGCTGATCGCGGCGGCCACCGTATACGCGCTCTCGGAACGTGTCATCCGCCGCACCTACGACGAACCCCTCGTCTCCATCCCCATTCCCACCGACTCGGCGTCGATCGCTGATGGTGGCCGCATTGCCCTGATCCATGGCTGCCGGGGGTGTCATGCGAAGGACATGTCCGGCCAGGTCTGGGAGGACGACGTCTGGTTCGGCCGGCAGAACGCGCCGAACCTGACGGAGGCCGCGCAGAACTACTCGGACGCGGAGCTGGTGCGCATCATCCGCCGGGGGGTCCGTCCCAATGGCCGGAGTGTCTGGTCCATGACCTCCGAGATGTTCGCCCCACTGAGCGACGCCGACCTCGGGAAGATCATCGCCTACATCCGGAGCGCGCCGCCGGTCGCGGGGCTCCCGCGTCTCTTTGCCCCCGGGCCGCTGGCACGCTGGGAAATCGTACAGGGAGACTACCGTCCCGCCGCCGAGGTGGTCTGGGAGACTGATTCGCTCACCGCCGCCGGGTACTTCCCCGCCGGCGATGAGCCCCACGCCCGCGGCGCCTACCTTGCACGCACCTCCTGTCCGGAATGCCACAATCTCCGCCTGCAGGGCTATCCGGGTGACACCCCTGATCTCGCCATCGCGGCGGGGTACACACCGGAACAATTCGCGCATTTCTTCGCGACCGGGGAGGCGCTCGGCGGCCGGGAGCTCACACTGATGAGCGAAATGGCCCGGAACCGCTTCAGCAACTTCACCGACGAGGAAGAGGCCGCGCTCTACGCCTACCTGGTGGCGCGGGCGCAGGCGATCCAGGCAGGGCGATAG
- a CDS encoding META domain-containing protein: MQSPVGVEWRLVAIGGTPAGTGANGQPATLRFDETSGRASGYAGCNQFSGSYTLSGASVSFGPLAMTRMACAQGGELESRYTMALEQATEWKMTSKGLDLRKGSTLLAKFTK; this comes from the coding sequence ATGCAGTCTCCCGTCGGCGTCGAGTGGCGGCTCGTGGCAATCGGCGGCACCCCCGCCGGGACCGGCGCCAACGGCCAGCCGGCCACCCTCCGCTTCGACGAGACCAGCGGGCGCGCGAGCGGCTACGCCGGCTGCAACCAGTTCTCGGGCAGCTACACGCTGTCGGGGGCTTCGGTCAGCTTTGGCCCGCTCGCCATGACCCGCATGGCCTGCGCCCAGGGCGGCGAGCTCGAGTCCCGGTACACCATGGCGCTTGAGCAGGCCACCGAATGGAAGATGACCTCAAAGGGATTGGACCTGCGCAAGGGCTCCACCCTTCTGGCTAAATTCACGAAGTAG
- a CDS encoding (2Fe-2S)-binding protein: MAKFTVNGKAIDSAASPDTPLLWVLREDLGLTGTKFGCGIGQCGACTVHVDGDAAKSCQLPVSAVEGKTITTIEGLSDDSDHPLQIAWIEEQVPQCGYCQSGQIMAAAALLADTPNPTDEQINDAMSGNICRCGTYQRIRKAVHRAAGGAA, from the coding sequence GTGGCCAAGTTCACTGTCAATGGCAAGGCGATCGATTCCGCCGCCTCGCCGGACACTCCCCTGCTCTGGGTCCTCCGGGAAGACCTCGGGCTGACCGGTACCAAGTTTGGTTGCGGCATCGGCCAGTGCGGCGCATGCACCGTGCATGTCGACGGTGACGCGGCGAAGTCCTGCCAGCTCCCCGTTTCCGCGGTCGAGGGGAAGACCATCACGACCATCGAGGGTCTCTCCGACGACAGCGACCACCCGCTCCAGATCGCATGGATCGAGGAGCAGGTACCGCAGTGCGGATACTGCCAGTCGGGCCAGATCATGGCCGCGGCAGCCCTGCTGGCCGACACGCCGAACCCCACCGACGAACAGATCAACGACGCCATGTCCGGCAACATTTGCCGTTGCGGCACCTACCAGCGCATCCGCAAAGCGGTGCACCGGGCGGCGGGAGGTGCCGCATGA
- a CDS encoding xanthine dehydrogenase family protein molybdopterin-binding subunit — MSANDVSRRDFMRAGIAVGAGLTLAIYLPGCSPKVAAVTGPPFEPNAWLKVGTDGIVTVVVDKSEMGQGVMTALPQMVMEELDGDWTTMKIESAPAGPAFLNPAIGLQGTGGSTSVMTSMQPLREAGAKARAMLIAAAAQQWGIDPSACSTENGYVRETGKRRKLSYGELTVAAAALPVPETVTLKDPKDFKLIGKPMPRTDLTGKVNGTAGFGIDATTPGMLVAVVARAPVLGATVTGFSAEQALAVPGVSQVVQIGNGVAVVATGYWAAMKGRDKLEVTWSKSPNANLNSAAISAKLRALSARPGVTARHDGNPAGAMRSAAKTIEATYEVPYLAHTCMEPMNCTASVEADKCTVWAPTQFQSGGGLGVQGIAAKLTGLPESAVTVHTTFLGGGFGRRFELDFVIDAVQTSQAVGAPVKVIWPREDDVHHDFFRPAAVCKVSAGLNEEGLPVAWSQTLVSESTMKRFTMVFGPLPNGLDMDAVDSAANIAYGIPNFHVGWVDANVDVPVGFWRSVGNSQNGFFAEGFMDEVANAAGMDPYEFRRNLLANAPRHRGVLELAATKAGWGTPLPEGRARGIAVVNSFGSYVAEVAEVSIENGKVRVHRVTCAVDCGVVVNPDIVAAQMQSAIVFGLTAALYGKITIENGAVVQGNFDTYQMLRMNEMPEVDVHIVPSTEPPSGVGEPGTPPIAPAVVNAIFALTGKRIRTLPIEV, encoded by the coding sequence ATGAGCGCCAACGACGTCTCACGCCGCGACTTCATGCGCGCCGGCATCGCGGTCGGCGCCGGCCTCACCCTGGCCATTTACCTCCCGGGCTGCTCCCCGAAGGTGGCGGCGGTCACCGGGCCCCCGTTCGAGCCCAACGCCTGGCTCAAGGTCGGCACCGACGGCATCGTGACAGTCGTGGTGGACAAGTCCGAAATGGGCCAGGGGGTCATGACCGCCCTGCCCCAGATGGTCATGGAAGAGCTTGACGGGGACTGGACCACCATGAAGATCGAGTCGGCTCCCGCCGGCCCGGCATTCCTCAACCCTGCCATTGGACTGCAGGGCACCGGCGGCAGCACCAGCGTCATGACCTCGATGCAGCCGCTGCGCGAGGCCGGCGCCAAGGCCCGCGCCATGCTGATCGCCGCCGCCGCGCAGCAGTGGGGCATCGACCCCTCCGCCTGCTCCACCGAGAACGGCTATGTGCGGGAAACGGGCAAGCGCCGCAAGCTGAGCTACGGCGAGCTGACCGTCGCCGCCGCGGCCCTGCCGGTGCCGGAGACCGTCACCCTCAAGGACCCGAAGGACTTCAAGCTCATCGGCAAGCCGATGCCGCGCACCGATCTCACGGGCAAGGTCAACGGCACCGCCGGCTTCGGCATTGACGCGACGACGCCGGGGATGCTGGTGGCCGTCGTGGCGCGCGCGCCGGTCCTGGGCGCCACGGTCACTGGCTTCTCGGCCGAGCAGGCGCTCGCCGTGCCCGGTGTCTCGCAGGTCGTGCAGATCGGCAACGGAGTGGCGGTGGTCGCCACCGGCTACTGGGCGGCCATGAAGGGACGCGACAAGCTGGAGGTCACCTGGAGCAAGAGCCCGAACGCCAACCTCAACAGCGCCGCCATTTCCGCCAAGCTCAGGGCGCTGTCGGCCCGGCCCGGCGTTACGGCGCGCCACGATGGCAATCCCGCCGGGGCCATGCGAAGCGCCGCCAAGACGATCGAGGCGACGTACGAGGTGCCCTACCTCGCGCATACCTGCATGGAGCCGATGAATTGCACGGCGTCGGTCGAGGCCGACAAGTGCACTGTCTGGGCGCCGACCCAGTTCCAGTCGGGCGGCGGGCTCGGCGTGCAGGGGATCGCCGCCAAGCTGACCGGCCTGCCCGAAAGCGCGGTCACGGTCCATACCACTTTCCTCGGTGGCGGTTTCGGGCGGCGGTTCGAGCTCGACTTCGTGATCGATGCGGTGCAGACCTCGCAGGCGGTGGGGGCGCCGGTCAAGGTCATCTGGCCGCGGGAAGACGATGTCCATCACGACTTCTTCCGGCCAGCGGCTGTGTGCAAGGTGAGCGCGGGCCTGAACGAGGAAGGGTTGCCGGTCGCCTGGTCGCAAACGCTCGTGTCCGAATCCACCATGAAGCGGTTCACGATGGTGTTCGGGCCGCTCCCGAACGGCCTGGACATGGACGCGGTGGACAGCGCGGCCAACATCGCGTACGGGATTCCCAATTTCCATGTCGGCTGGGTGGACGCCAACGTCGATGTGCCCGTGGGCTTCTGGCGCTCGGTCGGCAACTCGCAGAATGGGTTCTTTGCCGAGGGGTTCATGGACGAGGTGGCGAATGCGGCGGGAATGGATCCGTATGAATTCCGCCGGAACCTGCTTGCGAATGCTCCCCGTCACCGCGGGGTGCTCGAGCTGGCGGCCACCAAGGCCGGCTGGGGCACGCCGCTCCCCGAGGGTCGGGCGCGCGGCATTGCCGTCGTGAACTCGTTCGGCAGCTATGTCGCCGAGGTGGCGGAGGTGTCCATCGAGAACGGCAAGGTACGGGTGCACCGTGTCACCTGCGCGGTGGACTGCGGCGTGGTGGTCAACCCGGATATCGTCGCGGCCCAGATGCAGAGCGCCATCGTCTTCGGCCTGACCGCCGCGCTCTACGGCAAGATTACGATCGAGAACGGCGCCGTGGTCCAGGGCAACTTCGACACCTACCAGATGCTCCGGATGAACGAGATGCCGGAGGTGGACGTGCACATCGTGCCGAGCACGGAGCCGCCCAGTGGCGTGGGCGAGCCGGGCACGCCGCCGATTGCGCCGGCGGTCGTCAACGCGATCTTTGCGCTGACCGGGAAGCGGATCCGGACCTTGCCGATCGAGGTCTGA